TGTCGTTGCGTGCGACCAGCGCCAGGCAGACCTGGGTCGCGCTGTTCCACCAATTGGACAATGTGCCATCGATGAACGGACGATTGTGTACAAAATTGAAACCTCGGCGCCCCAGTTCAGCTTCGCCGTCCTGGGTGCTCATGCCGAGCAGGCCATCCATCTCGGGTGTCGTCCCCGCCATGGCTGGAACAGCAGGCACGGCGGCCATGGCCGCCGTGGCGGTGGCAACAAACAGGTGTCGACTCAGACGCATCCTTTGCTCCTCGACGGCCCGGGCCGTCGCTGATGGGTCTGGTGATAGTAATATCGCCCACCCCGGCACTGCAATGATGGGTCAAAACGCCAGTTTGCCCTGGCGGCCACCATCGGCGCGGAAGGTGGAAGTGTCCAGCCCCGGCAGGCGTCGCGCGAGCCCGTAACGGCGCCGCGCGACGTCAAACCGGTGGGCGATGATATCGGCATAGGGCCCCAGGCCGGTCATGCGCGAATGAAACCCCGGCCGGTAAGCGCGCCCGCCATGGCAGGACGCCAGGGCGGCCATGACGGCTTTACTCCGGTCGGGATAATGGACCTTGAGCCAGTCACGGAACAACGGGTCGACCTCGTGCGGCAGGCGCAGCAGGATGTAGCTGGCTGCGGCACCGCCGCGCTCGGCCACGGCGGCAACGATGGCCTCCATTTCGTGGTCATTGATACGCGGGATGACCGGCGCAACCATCGCACCCACCGGTACACCAACGCGCGCCAGGCCCTCGATCACCCGCAAACGCGCGGCCGGGCCCGCTGTCCTGGGCTCAAGGCGCCGCTTCAATTCGTCGTCCAGCGTGGTGACGCTGACGCGCACACTGACCAGGTTGCGGGCCGCCATCTCGGCCAGCAGATCCAGGTCCCTCAAAACCAGTGCACTCTTGGTGATCAGCGCCACGGGCTGCCTGAACGCCAGGCAGGTTTCCAGCAGCCGACGGGTCAGCCGCCGCTCGCGTTCGACCGGCTGGTAGGCATCGGTATTGACGCCGATTGCGATGGTTTCGCAGCGCCAGCCCGGGAGGGAAAGCTCCCGCTCCAGGCACTCCACGGCATTCATCTTGGCCATGATCACGGACTCGAAATCCAGCCCCGGCGACAGTTCGTGCCAGGCATGGGACGGCCGCGCGAAACAATACACGCAGCCGTGCTCACAACCCTGGTAGGGGTTAAGCGAAACATTGAAGCCGATGTCCGGTGACGTATTGCGACTGAGGATCGACCGGGCCTTTACATTGATCACGCGGGTGCCGACGTCACCCGCGCCATGCGGGTTCTCGCCGGCCGCACACTGCGAATTAAGCCACTCCGTGGACGGCGTCAGTGACCGTTCGGTATAGCGATGCTCAACATTGGAGCGGCTGCCGCGCCCGCGGATACCGTCTGGCGAAGCGACCCTTGCACGAATACTGTTCATATATACAGTTATCGTATTGAAATCCTCCCCGCACGACAAGCCCCCTGCTAGCATAGGCGGCGTGAAAACACTGACGACAATCCTGCTGCTGATGGCCTGCCTGTGGCCCGCGCAGTCACGGGCCCAGCACACCGCGCCGGGCTCGCTGGAACACTTCGGCCAGCAACCGGAGCCCGAGGCGCCGGCGCCAGAGCCCGTTGAGCAGGTTGACGACACGGTGACACAAGAGGCCACCTACAGCATCCTGGGCAAGCCGATGGAGCCGGGCGAGTTTCGCCAGTTCAACTGGCAACTCGAGACCGCGATGGCCGGCCTGTCCGTGCCGACCCCGGTGCTGGTGGCGCGAGGCCGTTTTCCGGGCCCGACGCTGTGCCTGGTCGCTGCGGTTCATGGCGACGAACTCAATGGCGTCGAAATCGTCCGGCGAATCATGTTCGACCTGGACCGGGAAAACCTGCATGGCATTGTCGTCGGCATCCCCATCGCCAACGCCTTCGGCTTCCTGCGCGGCTCGCGGTACCTGCCCGACCGCCGTGACCTGAACCGGTTTTTCCCCGGCCAGCCCAGTGGCAGCATGGCGTCGCGTTTCGCGCACGCGCTGTTTGGCGAAGTCATTCGCGACTGCCACGTGCTGGTCGATATCCACACCGGTTCGTTCAACCGGACCAACCTGCCGCAATTGCGCGCGGACCTGGGCCAACCGGACGTCGTCGACCTCAGTCGGCAGTTCGGCGATATCGTTGTGCTGCACAGCGAAGGCCCAAAGGGTTCACTACGCGGCGCCGCTACCGCCATCGGTATCCCGGCGGTGACCATGGAGGCGGGTGGCCCTTCTCAGTTCCAGGCCACGGCCGTCGACGCCGGTGTCGATGCCATTGGCGCACTGCTGGACCGGCTGGACATGGTCAAGCAGTTCCGACTGTTCCGCGATCCGCAGCCGGTGTTCTACGAGTCCGACTGGGTGCGTGCCGAATCCGGCGGTATCCTGCTGGGTGAGGTCGAACTGGGTGACGAGGTGCTGAAAGGGCAACGGCTGGGTACCGTCACCGACCCCATAGAGAACCGTCGCGAAACGCTGTACGCGCCCTACACCGGGCGCATCCTGGGCATGGCCCTGAACCAGGTAGTGATGCCGGGCTTTGCCGCCTTTCACATTGGCCGGGCCACGACCGGCACCGGTGGGCCGCCATCACCCAGTGCTGGTGAGGACCCGGACGGGGTGGCCCCGGGCGATACCAGCCCCGGGGATGACCGCGGCGGCGAATAGCGCCGCTGCGAGCCTCAATCGCCGGCCTGGCCGGACCGTTTCTGCAGGCGTTTTTCCCAGAACTCGGCGCCGCGTATACCCAGCGCCTTCGGGTCGAACACGTAATGACCGCTGCCCTCGCGCTGCTGGCGCTCGTAGTCACGCAGCGCCCGAATCGCCGGCCGCCCGACCAGGAAAATGGCCAGGATGCCAACGATGTTCAGCCAAGCCATCAGGCCGACGCCGATATCGCCCATCGCCCAGGCCAGCCCGGCCGCCCTGATCGAACCATAGAAGGCCGACGCCAGCAGACCGATCTTCAGCGCCAGCATCAGGCCTGGAATGTGCAGCGTTCGCTTGATGTAGGCGACGTTGCTCTCGGCAATGTAGTAGTACGCCAGCAGTGTGGTGAAAGCGAAGAAGAACAGCGACACGGCGATCGCGGGCGCGCCCAGGCCACCCACCACCTGGTCCACCGCCATTTGGGTAAACGCCGGGCTGTTGGGGTCAACCGTGGCCGCCAGCATGCCACCAGAGACCGCGTTTTCGACACCCGTCACGTGGTAGTTGCCGGTAATCAGGATCATGAAGGCGGTGGCGGAGCAGACCAGCAGCGTGTCCACGTAGACCGAGAACGCCTGCACCAGCCCCTGCTGGGCCGGGTGCTCGACCTCGGCCGCGGCCGCGGCATGCGGTCCCGTGCCCTGTCCGGCCTCGTTCGAATAAATGCCGCGCTTGACGCCCCAACCGATAACGGCACCAAAGCCGGCCATGGGTGTGAAGGCATCGCCAATGATCAGGCTGATCACACCCGGCACCGCCTGGTAATTGATGGCCACGACCACCAACGCACCGATGATGTAGATCAGCGCCATGACCGGCACCACCACCTGGGTGAAATGGGCGATACGCTTGACGCCGCCAAAGATGATCGCACCCAGGCCCCCCATGACCACGAACCCGGTAACCAGCTTGGGCACCGTGGTTTCACCAAGCGGCGTCTGCACGACACTGCCGCCACCGACGGCCAGGTCGACGGCGTTGCCAATGGCGTTGGCCTGCACACCGGGCAGCAGCAGCCCCATCGCGAACACGGTGCTCAGTGCGAACACCCAGCCGTACCACTTCTGCCCCAACGCCTTTTCAATGTAGTACGCCGGGCCGCCGCGGTATTCGCCATCATCCACCTCCTTGTAAATCTGGCCCAGGGTGGATTCGACATAAGCCGTGGACGCACCCAGGAAGGCCACGACCCACATCCAGAACACCGCACCGGGGCCGCCAAAGCCGATGGCCGCCGCCACACCGGCGATATTGCCGGTGCCCACACGGCCTGACAGGGACACGGCCAGGGCCTGGAAAGTTGAAATACCAGCCATGGATTCCTGGCCGCCTCGCAACAACCGCAACATCTCCGGAAATTGCCTGACCTGCGCAAAGCGGGTCATTATGGAAAAGAATAGGCCCGCACCCAGGCACAGGTAAACGAGGGCCGGGGACCAGACCCAGGCATTGATGGTGTTGATGACGTCGTGCATGTCGGCTTCCGCGTGAATTCCGGGGCAGTATAGGCCAATCAGTCGATAGCGTTACGTGGCGGGCCCGATTGTTGGCAGGGCCCTCTTGACAAAAAAAGAATGAACGTTCATTCTTTGCGCCTGTCCAAGGTGCTGTCGCACCCACGAAAGCGGAACCCAACTCATCATGAAACGACGCATGACCCTGTCATGGCGCGGACTGCTTGTCCTGCTGCCCCTGCTGCTGGCCGCTTGCCAGCCCGCACCACAATCCAGCGCCGCCGCGGCCGCCGCGGAGCGCCCGCCGACACCGGTTTCCGTGGTGACCGTCCGTACCGCACCCGTGACCCTGGCCCGCGAGCTGCCCGGCCGAACGCGCGCCTTCCGCGTTGCCGAAGTTCGCCCCCAGGTCTCTGGCATCGTGCTCGACCGGCTGTTCCGTGAGGGCAGTGAAGTCACTGCCGGCGATGCGCTATACCAACTGGACGACGCCACCTACCTGGCTGACCTGAACAGTGCGAAGGCGAACCTGGCGCGGGCACGCGCCGGCCTGGAAGTGTCCGACCTGAACGCCCGCCGTGCCGCTGAACTGCTGGACGCCAAGGCCGTCAGCGACCAGGAGTACCGGAACCTGCTGGCCACCCGCCTGCAGGCCGAGGCCGACGTGGAAATGGCCAAGGCGCAGGTCGCTGCCGCGCAGGTGCGGGTCGATTACGCGCGCATCGCCGCGCCGATTACCGGCCGCGTCGGCAAATCCAATGTCACCCAGGGCGCCCTGGTCACCGCCGGCCAGGCCGAGCTGCTGACCACCGTGCACCAGCTCGACCCGATCTATGTCGACGTCAACCAGTCTGCCGCGGAGCTGTTAAAGCTGCGCCGCAACCTGGATGACGAAGCGCTGCGCAAGGCCGGCTCGATCCCCGTTAACATCGTCCTCGACGATGGCAGCACCTACCCGCTGCCCGGTGAGCTGACTTTCGCCGACGCCGCCGTCGACCCGACCACCGGCAGTGTCGCCATGCGTATCGTCGTGCCCAACCCCGACCGCCTGTTGCTGCCCGGCATGTATGTCCGTGCCATGGTCAGCAACGCCATCGTCGACAACGGCCTGCTGGTGCCACAACAGGCCGTACAGCGCGGCGCCAACGGCGAAGCCTTCGCCATGGTTGTGGCCGAAGACGGCACGGCCCAGCGCCGTGTGCTCGAGCTGGACCAGACCATCGGCGCCGACTGGCTGGTCTCATCCGGGCTCAGCAACGGTGACCGCGTCATCACCGAAGGCCTGCAGAAGATTCGCCCGGGCGTGGCCGTACAGGTCACACCGGTGGTCGTCGCGGCACAGTAAGGACCACAACATGGCCCAGTTCTTTATCGGTCGCCCGGTGTTCGCCTGGGTGATCGCACTCATTATCATGATCGCCGGCGGCCTGGCCATTACCCAGCTGCCCGTGTCCATGTATCCCGACGTGGCGCCGCCCAACGTCACCATCAACGCCAACTACCCCGGCGCCTCGGCCAAGGTGGTCGAGGACTCGGTGACCCAGGTCATCGAACAGCAGATGAAGGGCCTGGATGGCCTGCTGTACCTGTCGTCGACCAGCTCGGCCAGCGGCAGCGCGCAGATCACGCTGACCTTCGATAACGGCACCGACCCGGATATCGCCCAGGTGCAGGTGCAGAACAAGCTGCAACTGGCCATGCCGCTGCTTCCGCAGGAAGTGCAGCGCCAGGGCGTCAACGTCGGCAAGGGCCGCAGTGGCTTCCTGATGGTCGTCGGTTTTGTCTCCACCGACGGCTCGATGTCCCGCAACGATATCGCCGACTACGTCAACGCCAGCATCGTCGACCCCATCAGCCGCGTTCAGGGTGTGGGCAGCGTCCAGGTGTTTGGCTCGCAGTACGCGATGCGTATCTGGCTGGACCCCAACAAGCTCGATACCTATCGGCTGACGCCGATGGATATCTCCGGCGCGATCCAGGCCCAGAATGCCCAGGTCGCGGTCGGCCAGCTGGGCGGCACGCCGTCGGTGCCCGGCCAGCAGCTGAACGCCACCATTACCGCGCAGAGCCGCCTGCAGACCCCGGAAGAATTCCAGCGCATCATCCTTCGCAGCAATCCCGATGGTTCGTTGCTGCGCCTGGGCGACGTGGCCCGTGTCGAACTGGGGGCGGAAAGCTACGACTCGATTTCGCGCTTCAACCGCCAGCCGGCCACCGGCCTGGCCATCTCGCTGGCGACCGGCGCCAACGCGCTGGAAACCGCCAACGCCGTGGAACAGCGGGTCGAGGAGCTCAAGCCCTTCCTGCCAGAAAACATGGAAACGGTGATTCCGTTCGAAACCGCGCCGTTCGTCCGCGTGGCGGTCAAGAACGTGATCAGCACGCTGATCGAGGCCGTGGTGCTGGTGTTCCTGGTCATGTACCTGTTCCTGCAGAACTGGCGCGCCACGCTGATTCCCACCATCGCCGTACCCGTTGTGCTGCTGGGCACCTTCGGCGTGCTGGCCGCGTTGGGCTTCTCCGTCAACATGCTCACCATGTTCGCCATGGTGCTGGCCATCGGCCTGCTCGTCGATGACGCCATCGTCGTGGTCGAAAATGTCGAGCGCGTGATGACCGAGGAAGGCCTGTCGCCCCTGGAGGCGACGCGCAAGTCCATGCGCCAGATCACCAGTGCGCTGGTGGCCATCGGCCTGGTGCTGTCGGCGGTGTTCATCCCGATGGCCTTCCTGGGTGGCGCCACGGGCGTCATCTACCGGCAGTTCTCGGCCACGATTGTCTCCGCCATGGCGCTGTCCGTGCTGGTCGCCGTGGTCCTGACCCCTGCCCTGTGCGCGACCATGCTGAAGCCGGTCAAAAAGGGTCAGCACCATGGCACCCGCGGCTTCTTCGGCTGGTTCAATCGCAATTTCGACCGCAGCGCTCGCGGCTACCGCGGCGTGGTGCGCGGCATGATCGCGCGGCCGCTGCGGTTCACGCTGGTGTTCATGCTGCTGCTGGGCGGCATGGTGTTCCTGTTCATGGGCCGGCCGACCTCGTTCCTGCCGCAGGAGGACCAGGGCATCCTGTTCGCCCAGGCCGTGGCCCCGGTAGGCGCCACGCAGGAGCGCACGATGGACGCCGTCTACCAGCTCGAGGACTACTTCCTGGAGCAGGAATCCGACGCCGTGGAGTCCATGTTTGGCGTGCAGGGCTTCAGTTTTGCGGGCGGCGGCCAGAACAATGCCTTCGCCTTCGTCAAGCTGAAGGACTGGAGCGAGCGCGAGGACCCCTCACTGAGCGCCGCCGCCGTCACCGGCCGGGCCTCCATGGCGCTGGCTCAGATGAAGGACGCTCTGGCCTTTGCCTTCGCACCGCCGGCCATCCAGGACCTGGGCCGCTCGCAGGGCTTCGCTTTCTTCCTGCAGGACAACGCCGGCGTCGGCCACGAGACCCTGGTCGCCGCGGGCAACCAGTTCGTCCAGGCCGCCAATGCCAGTCCGTTGCTGGTGGCGGTGCGCCATAACGGCCAGGCCGACATGCCGCAATTCCAGCTCGATATCGACTTTGAGAAGGCCGGCGCACTGGGGCTGACCGTGGATGACGTGAACGCGACCCTGCAGGCCGCCTGGGGTGGCCAGTACATCGATGATTTCATCGACCGCGGCCGCGTCAAGCGCGTCTACCTGCAGGCCGACGCGCCGTTCCGCATGGTGCCCGAGGACTTCCGCCGCTGGTCGGTGCGCAACAACGCAGGAGAAATGGTGCCGCTATCCGCGTTCAGCAGCTCGCGGTGGACCTACGGCTCGCCCCGCCTTGAGCGTTACAACGGCACCGCGGCCATGGAGTTCAACGGCCAGCCGGCGCCGGGCGTGAGCTCAGGCGAGGCCATGGCCGAGGTCCAGCGGATCGTCTCCGAACTCCCACAGCAGTACGGCCTGGAGTGGACCGGCATGAGCTACCAGGAACGCCAGGCCGGTGCGCAGACACCCATCCTGTATACGCTGTCGATCCTGATCGTGTTCCTGTGCCTGGCCGCGCTGTACGAGAGCTGGTCGATCCCGACCTCGGTGCTGCTGGTGGCGCCACTGGGCATTCTCGGAATCGCCGCCGCTGGCACATTGTTCGGCCTGGACCGGGATATCTACTTCCAGGTGGCCATGCTGACCACCATTGGCCTGACCAGCAAGAATGCCATCCTGATCATCGCCTTCGCCAAGGAGAACATTGATCACGGTGTCGAAATCGTCGAGGCCACGCTGGCGGCCGTGCGTGACCGCCTGCGGCCGATCATCATGACCTCGCTGGCGTTTGGCATGGGCGTACTGCCCCTGGCCCTGGCCGACGGCGCCGGCTCTGGCGCGCAGCGGGCCATCGGCATCGGCGTGCTGGGCGGTATGATTGCCGGCGCATTCCTCGGTATATTCTTCGTGCCGCTGTTTTTTGTCATGATCCAGCGGTTGTTCGGTCGCAAGCGGGAGCAGGCCACATCATGAGCACGCAAGCCGTCAGCAAGTCCGAGGTGCGCAAGCAGGCCCAGCGTGAGCGGGTGTTGTCCGCGGCGCTGATCTGCTTCGTGCGCTACGGCTTTCATAACGCCAGCATGGCCAACATCGCCGAGACCGCGCAGATGAGCGCCGGGCTGATTTACCGTTACTTTGAAAACAAGAACGCGATCATCCTGGCCATCATCGAGGCGCAGCTCGAAATCACCCGCGAGCGAATCCGTGAACTGCGGTCGACCGACGACCTGGCCGACGGCATGATCGAGTACTTCGAGTCACAGGATTGTGGTGACCCGGAGTCGATGTCCGCCGCGCTGTTCCTGGAAATGTCGGCCGAGGCAACACGCGATGCGGATATCCGTCGCGCCGTTGAGCGGTTCGACACGGTTGTACGCCAGGGCCTGATGGACTGGCTGTCCCGGCCCATTGACCAGGGTGGCCACGGCCTGGGCGCGGAAACCGCGCGAGTCCGGGCGGTCGCCATGACCCTTCTGATTGAGGGCATGAAAGCACGTCGGGCCAGGGAGCCCGATATCGACCGGGCCGACCTGCGTGCCGCCGTCGAGGCCATCGTCGAAACCATCACCCGTCCCGAAGCGGAATAACCCCAAAAAAAACGCGGCGGACCCTGGTCCGCCGCGTCGTCTTTCCGCGCCATCCAGCGCGTATGCAATGCCCTGTCGAAACTAGGGCGTGAACTCCAGCGTCAACCCACTGAGGTCATTGTCGGCCCCGGTGAAGTTTTCATAGGTCGTACCTGCAGCCGGGTAGGCACTACCCGCACTCAGGTCGGTTTCACCCGGGTCGGCGGCACCGCCACCCTCGGACACACCGGCCAGGCCATCAAGCGCCTCAACCAGTCCGTACTCGATGGTATAGCTGCCATCGGCACGCAGTGTCACCATGAAGGTGTTGCTGCTGGTGCTTGCAAACTCGGGTACATCGTCGAAGATCACGGTGATCTCGTCAGTACCCACCTCGGCCGAAACCGAGCCGCCGACATTCGGTGACAGGTCATCCCACAACGGCGAGATCCGCGGCTGCAGGTTGAGCAGGTCGGCGACCGATTCCAGGAACCACGTATCGGCCGAACCGAAGGTCAGGTTACCGTTGGAATTGACCCAGACCGAGCTGTAGCTGGATCCGTTGAACGGGAAGCTGAAGCCCAGCGGCAACTCAACCGCGTCATCATCTCCGAGCGACAACGGTATGGCGTTGGACTCCGCGATTTCGAGGACATAACGACCGGTGGTCTCGCCGTCAAACGTCGCCACGCCCAGGTAGTAGGTCCCGGCCGGAAGGTCGGCGGCCGCAATCCTGGACAGCAGGCCAGCCCCACCATCGTCATCGATGGCCACCAGGTTCAGGTCGGCGTCGACCAGCACCATGATGGTATCCAATGCGCTGCTGACGATCTCGGCTGTCAGGACAGGCGCACCCGTGGTGGTGAAGCGGAACCAGTCTTCGTCGAGCGCCGGTTCAATCTCGGTGTAGCGACCCACGTCCGCGCTGCTGAATGGCAACGCGACACGACGCGCCTTGCGGGTGGAGTCGTTCTTGCCCGCCCAGGTGTCGTTGTAGTCGGTAGTGCCGTTGAAACGCAGCGTAGAGCCCGCAAGGTCGACCGGGCTGTCCACAGTGAACTGCTCGAAGCGAGCCGGGCTGTTGTGCAGGTTGATACGGCCACCGACGGCGCCGATATCTTCGCCCGCCTCGCTGCCCGAGGTAATGGCCGAACCACAGGACACACCCGCCAGGCCGTCAGCCGCGCTCACGTCACCGTAGGCGATATCGATATGATCGCTGCTGCGCTTGAGCGTGATCGAGAAGCTGTTGGCACCGGCGCTCGGATACTCTGGAACGTCCTCCCAGACGGCACGGAACCAGTTGCTGCCCTGGTAGAAGGTCACCACGCCCCCGCCGGTCGGATTCAGATCATCCCATACGCCCGCGATTCGCGGCGGCCCTGACAGGAACTCGGCCGTGGATTCGCTGAAGTCGCCACTGGCCGCGCCGAAGGTCAGGTTTCCGTTGGCGTTGATAAACACCGACGTGAACTCCTGCCCGCACAGGCCGTAGCTGAATGGCAGGGCCATCTGCACGAAACCGTCGTCACCCACCGCCAGCGGATCACCCGGCGCCGGTGCGTTGACGATGATATCCACACCGGTGTCACCCGCGGCGACCAGGGTAAAGTTGAGCGGGTCGTCCGGTGAGGAAATGTTGTTCGATTCCGCACCACCGTTGTGATACTCCTCGGGGCCCGGGAACGGGCTTGCCGGCGGCGTCGAGAAACCACCATCAAGGATCTCATCGATGTAGACCCGGTAAGACGCACCCGGTGTCAGGCCGTGCAGCGTGAAACTGCCGTCCGGAGTCTCGTAGTAATCGCCTGAGAGCGCCGATACGGCATCGCCGTAAGGGTCAGCCTCGTTACGGGCAATGACATTGACACCCCAGGCCGGGGTTACACCATCGGCCTGGTAGACCGTGCCCGAAAGCGACTCGGTTGCCGCGTCATAACCCGGGTCCGGGTACAGGGCCGTGACCGAGGCGATGTCATCCGCCGCAAGCGCGGCGGTGCCACTGCCCGGGCCGAAATAGAACGGGTACAGGGTCTCGAGGTCATCGATATCAATCGACCCCGGGTAAGTGCCTGGCAGGTGACCGTCAGGACCGGGAAATTCCCCGAAGGCAAAGATCTGGCCGTTGACGCTGGCGTGCGCCAGGTTCGTGTAGTGACCGAACTCGTGCACCATGACATCCAGGGCGGCCACCGCATCGGTGAATGACGGGCCGTTAAGGAATGACAGCCCCTCGGTGATGGTGCAGGACGGGATATCACCCCACTCCGGACCGGCGAAGCCCAGGATGCCGGAGCCCGGACCATACAGCAGGTCGAAAATCTCACCATTGTCGTCGAAGACAATGGCCGACAGGCCGTCCGGCGCCAACGCATCATAGTAGTCAATGAAATTACTGATATCGACATCGACGGGCAACGCGCCGGCGTTGGTGTACGACACCGTGGACGACGGCACCGCGCCCCAGACATCGAAGGCCTGCTGCACCAGCGCGATGGCGTCGGCGTTGAGCACCGGGCCCAGGTTGCCCTGGTCAGGATTGAAAGGAATGTTGGCGCCACCGGCGGCCCAGGTGTAAGGCACACCCGGCTCGCAGTTGGCGATGGGCCCCGCGGCCTGCACGGCCGAGGTGAACCCGAATGAGGCCGCCAGCGTGGCCGCAGCCAGGCCGGACCTGATCATCGTGTTTTTCATCTGCCGCCCCCTCATTTGATTTCGGCCTTGATGGCGCTGACGAGTTCGGCGTATTCCACCGCGCCCTGGAACAGGCCGCTGTTGTCCAGCCCGTTAGCGGTCATTTCCCGGCCCTGCGCATTGGCGAACACCCGGAACAGGCCCTGGTTCAGGCCCACCGTGGTGGACAGCCCGACGCTGCTGGGCGCCGTCGTGAACAGCACATAGTCGCCGCCCACGTCGAGATCGGGATTGATGTTGAAACTGGCCAGGCGCTCAAACTGGCCATTGCCTGGCTCGGATTTCAGGTCACCCACCATCTGCAGGGTGACCAGGCTTGCGGCCTTGCCCTGGCCGAAATCGCCCTTGATGGCGTCATCGACACGCAGCGTGTACACCACGGTCGCCAGTTCCCCGCCACCGGCGCTGACCACGCCGGGTTCCTTGCTCAGGACGGTTCCCCGGAACACCTTGTCAGCATTGCCGACCAGGCCTCCAAGATCGAATTTCTGCACCATGGCCGCAGACGCGGTATAGGTGAACATGGCCAGCGCCATGCCCAGCCATATCGCCGGCCGGATCATCAGTCTCTTCATCTATTCATCCCTCTTCCGTGAAATAAAAAATACGCGCACCAACCCACACCGGGCCGGTTTGCCTGGAGGACAGTTTTTTGCGTCGGTACCCACCCCGGCTGATCACCCGGGCGTTGTCGCCTTGTACCGTTGATATTAAATATAGCAACGGAAATACTTTTTTCAGGAAATGCTGAAAACCGGGTGAATCCGGCCGGCCAATGCACTCGAATTCATCCCCATGTCATGCGCGTGTGGGTATAGTGTTGGCCCGATTCCAGACAGCTGAACCGAACCCGTAACATGCCGAGCCAACTTGACCAACTGAAGCAGTACACCCGCGTGGTGGCCGATACCGGCGACTTCGAGTCCATGCAGGCCTTCGCGCCGGAAGACGCAACTACAAACCCCAGCCTGATCCTGAAAGCGGCGCAGAAGCCCGAGTACGCGCGCCTGATCGACAAGGCGGTCGCCGATCACCGCGACTCCCCGCTCACGGGTGACGAGTGGACCAACATGACGATGGAGTACCTGCTGGTCCTGTTCGGTATCGAGATCCTTAACATCATCCCCGGCCGCGTGAGCACCGAGACCCACGCCAACCTGTCGTTCGACACCCAGGGGCTGGTGGATAACGGCCGGCGGTTCATCGAGCTTTACGAAAAGCACGGCATTGATCGCGACCGCGTGCTGGTGAAGATCGCCACGACCTGGGAGGGTGTGAAGGCGGCCGAAATCCTGGAGGCCGAGGGCATTCACTGCAACATGACGCTGCTGTTCTCGCTGGCCCAGGCCGCCGCCTGCGCGGAAGCGAAGGCAACGCTGATCTCACCGTTCGTGGGCCGCATCCTGGACTGGTACCGCGCCAACACCGGCAACGAGTACAGCTCGGCCGACGACCCGGGCGTGTTGTCCGTGCGGGAGATCTACACGTACTACAAAAAGTTCGGATACCCCGTGGAAGTCATGGGCGCCAGCTTCCGTAACACTGGCGAGATCCTCGAACTCGCCGGTTGCGACCTGCTCACCATCAGCCCGGACCTGTTGCAGGATCTGGCCGACAGCGACGCCCCTGTGGAACGTAAACTCGACCCGGAAAGCGCCATGGCCAGCGACATCGAACGCATCAATGTCGATGAGGCCAGCTTCCGCTGGTTGATGAACGAAGATGCCATGGCCACGGAGAAAACGGCCGAGGGCATCCGCAAGTTCGCCGCTGACACGGTGACCCTGCAG
The sequence above is drawn from the Marinihelvus fidelis genome and encodes:
- the tal gene encoding transaldolase, coding for MPSQLDQLKQYTRVVADTGDFESMQAFAPEDATTNPSLILKAAQKPEYARLIDKAVADHRDSPLTGDEWTNMTMEYLLVLFGIEILNIIPGRVSTETHANLSFDTQGLVDNGRRFIELYEKHGIDRDRVLVKIATTWEGVKAAEILEAEGIHCNMTLLFSLAQAAACAEAKATLISPFVGRILDWYRANTGNEYSSADDPGVLSVREIYTYYKKFGYPVEVMGASFRNTGEILELAGCDLLTISPDLLQDLADSDAPVERKLDPESAMASDIERINVDEASFRWLMNEDAMATEKTAEGIRKFAADTVTLQQLIASKR